The nucleotide window TTCGTTTAAAGCAGATTGAAAAAGATGCTGAGGAACATCTTCCTTCCAATTATGTACAAATGGCAAAAAAGGATTCGGAAAAATGTGATCTATTACTATCTGGCTGTGACTACAGCACCGAAATCTTTAAGCGGGCCTTTTGGTATGATGGAGAGATTTTTAAATATGGTACCCCAAGAAACGATATCCTTGCCAATTCAAATAACGACCTGAGATTATCCACACTTTCAAAACTTAATATTCGAGAAACCTGCAAAATTGCTCTCTATGCACCAACGTTCAGAAAAGAGAAAAACCTTGATGTATATAACATCGATTTTGCAAAAGTAAAGGAAGCACTAGCGAAAAAGTTTGGTGGAGAGTGGATATTCTTAGTGAAGCTGCACCCTCACCTTATATCAATGTCAAATCAAATAAAAGCAAATGGTCAAGTCATAGACGTCACCCAATATGATGACATCCAGGAGCTATTATGTATCGCGGATTTCCTGATTTCGGATTATTCCTCTTTGGTATTCGACTACTCAGTCACTAAAAAACCTTGTTTTTTATACATCCCTGACTTGGAAGATTACATTCAAAATGAACGAGGCTTA belongs to Mesobacillus sp. AQ2 and includes:
- a CDS encoding CDP-glycerol glycerophosphotransferase family protein, which translates into the protein MGVFKKYVAIVIIFLFNCFPIKKNKIFLFSYYGSQYGCNPKYITEYILKTYPKDCFDLVWALNNPDSKVDIEGIRKVKTMSIRYFYELCTSKVLITNFRTTDLFVKRKEQYYIQTWHSSLRLKQIEKDAEEHLPSNYVQMAKKDSEKCDLLLSGCDYSTEIFKRAFWYDGEIFKYGTPRNDILANSNNDLRLSTLSKLNIRETCKIALYAPTFRKEKNLDVYNIDFAKVKEALAKKFGGEWIFLVKLHPHLISMSNQIKANGQVIDVTQYDDIQELLCIADFLISDYSSLVFDYSVTKKPCFLYIPDLEDYIQNERGLYFDLKDMPFTRALSNEELLLKIESYDETVYRKVLESFLSKIGSYEDGNAAKNLASRLEEICFGKERRVMNEAA